AACATATGCAAATCtgtttatgtgaccaataaactttgatttgatacacacacacactgctctgtctaacacctctccttcctctctcccagcGGGTAACGAGTCATGTCCCCAGCCCCAAACCTCTGAGCACCTGGCTGCCATAGAGATCATGAAGCTCAAACACATCCTGATCCTGCAGAACAAGATTGATCTGGTCAAGGAGAGCCAGGCCAAGGAGCAGTACGAACAGATCCTAGCCTTCGTACAGGGTCAGTGGCTGGAATAGCTCTCTCCTGtaaagcattgtgtgtgtgtgtatttctgaaTGTGTTTGTTTGCCTGAGCGTAGTGAATGCAAACTGCAAACTGCCTCTGCCTCTCCTTTTATAGTGTGTGTAACCTTTCTCCTGTTGTGTGTAGGTACTGTGGCAGAGGGAGCACCTATTATTCCTATCTCAGCCCAGCTGAAGTACAACATAGAGGTGGTGTGTGAATACATTGTCAAGAAGATCCCTGtccccatcagagacttcacctCAGAACCTAGACTGATTGGTAAGAATAGACACGTGATGACTTGTACCAGCTTAtcatgtgttgtgtgtatgttttGTTGATGTGGTTTGAGTTTGTGTGTTTCAGTGATCCGGTCGTTTGATGTCAACAAGCCGGGTTGTGAGGTTGACGACCTGAAAGGAGGTGTGGCCGGAGGCAGTATTCTAAAAGGCGTGCTCAAGGTAGGACTCACTTCCTCTTCCCCAAAGCATCATGGGTAAGTGATCCCATGGCACAAAGTTCTCATGAAGCTCTCACTCACTTTCATTCCCTGgtctctttcactccctcctctctctgtttctcctctcccgtctcattcaccctgtctttctctttcttgtctctctccatctccctcctctttctctcactaCCTGCCTCCCTCCTTTTATATATTGGTCCCTCTCAAGGTGGGTCAGGAGTTGGAGGTGCGTCCTGGCATTGTTTCTAAGGACCATGAGGGGAAGCTGATGTGTAAACCCATATTCTCCAAGATCGTCTCACTTTTTGCTGAACACAACGACTTACAGTACGCAGCACCCGGAGGACTCATCGGTATGTACTTGTGTGTTACTGTGACAGTTTGGTGGGTCAGGTGTGTGTTCTTTCTAATATGGGTATAAATACTCAGGTAGGTGTGTTTTCTGTCCTATCCAGGTGTAGGCACTAAGATTGATCCGACCCTGTGCAGAGCTGACCGTATGGTTGGCCAGGTGCTGGGAGCGGTCGGAGCACTACCTGAGATCTTCACAGAGCTGGAAATCTCCTACTTCCTGTTGAGGAGGCTTCTGGGAGTCCGCACTGAAGGAGACAAGAAGGCCGCCAAGGTCAGCACTGTACCCTTGGAACTGTAGTCTGATACTCCTGGGCTTGGTGTTGTAATGTTGTGGATAGTAACAGACAAAATTTTAAAATGAAATTTAGAGGAGAAGGCGTCTTTAGAGACGCACCCAGTGAGAGTCTGTGTCAGTAAgtgagaggttttgtctctactCCAACTCAGTCttctttctgtgtctgtgtttttcccCTCAGGTCCAGAAACTGTCTAAGAACGAGGTGTTGATGGTGAACATCGGCAGTCTGTCTACGGGCGGCAGAGTGAGTGCAGTGAAGGCTGATCTGGCCAAGATCGTCCTGACCAACCCTGTCTGCACAGAGGTTGGAGAGAAGATCGCTCTCAGCCGTCGTGTGGAGAAACATTGGCggtaagagagaggggaggggttgaTTTTACTGGATttcaaatatgtgtgtgtgtgtttggctgttTACCCTGACTATCGCATCATTGgttgtctcttttctctctgcaGTCTGATTGGCTGGGGCCAGATCAGGAGGGGCGTGACCATCACCCCTACCGTGGACGACGACTGAGCAACCAAACAGGAAGTGTGTCTCCATGGTGACACCCTCTCCACAAGACTACACACCCAACATACTCTTtttcatacatacacacacctgtacaGCTGCCGAGAGGGATACCTGACCcgggagggggagggaaggaggctgCATCTCAAATATCTATACTGGCTTCCTCActacgtctcctctcctacatctGCACTGATAAATAAAGAACTGCGACAGGTGAAAGCAGGTTCCTCATAGGTATCTACTGTTTTCATCTGTCTTgttttcagatcagtgcagacGTACG
This Salvelinus namaycush isolate Seneca chromosome 33, SaNama_1.0, whole genome shotgun sequence DNA region includes the following protein-coding sequences:
- the LOC120027843 gene encoding eukaryotic translation initiation factor 2 subunit 3-like, which encodes MAGDESGITLGQPHLSKQDLNDLDVSTLTPLSQEIISRQATINIGTIGHVAHGKSTVVKAISGVHTVRFKNELERNITIKLGYANAKMYKLDDPSCPRPECYRSCGSSTPDEFPTDIPGTKGNFKLVRHVSFVDCPGHDILMATMLNGAAVMDAALLLIAGNESCPQPQTSEHLAAIEIMKLKHILILQNKIDLVKESQAKEQYEQILAFVQGTVAEGAPIIPISAQLKYNIEVVCEYIVKKIPVPIRDFTSEPRLIVIRSFDVNKPGCEVDDLKGGVAGGSILKGVLKVGQELEVRPGIVSKDHEGKLMCKPIFSKIVSLFAEHNDLQYAAPGGLIGVGTKIDPTLCRADRMVGQVLGAVGALPEIFTELEISYFLLRRLLGVRTEGDKKAAKVQKLSKNEVLMVNIGSLSTGGRVSAVKADLAKIVLTNPVCTEVGEKIALSRRVEKHWRLIGWGQIRRGVTITPTVDDD